The DNA segment TTTGGATTGTATTCCTGCTCACATGATACAAGAATGGTCGATAAAAGAAATACAAGCAAGATATTCAGTGAAGTCATGCCGGTAAAACCATTGCTATTGTTCGCATCAACTTTTTTCTCAGGTAAAGTTATTTTCACACGTTTGATTCTTTTTTTATCTGCTGATTCAATTGTGAATTGGATGTCATTCAGTTTTACAACCTGATTACGCTGTGGAATACTTCCCATCAATTCAAGTATAAGCCCCGCTAAAGAATCAATTTCACTCTCTTCAAATTCCAGAAGTTTGTGATCGATCTCCATGATCCGGCAAATGTCGTTCAGGTTGGTCTTTCCTTCGAACACATAATTGTGATCGTCGAGTTTACTGTACGTCAATTCATCATCATCGAATTCGTCATTGATCTCACCGACAATTTCTTCAAGTACATCTTCCAATGTCACAATTCCTGAACTTCCACCGTATTCATCTATCACAATTGCAAGGTGAATTTTCTTTTCCTGAAATTCCTGCAGCAAGTCGTTGATCTTTTTACTCTCCGGAACAAAATAAGCAGGACGCATTTGTTTCTGCCATTCAAATGTATCGTCGTTCTGAAGATCAAGATAGGGCAGAAGATCTTTTATACATAACACTCCGATAACTGTATCAAAAGAATTCTCATATACAGGAACACGCGAATATCTGTTCTCAAGAATCAATGGAAAAAGTTCGCTGAATTTCAGGTCTTTGTTGAAAGCAATTACATCCATTCTGGATTTCATGATCTGGCGGACATCAATATTGCCAAATCTCGCTATTCCTTTCAGGATCTTTTTTTCTTCTTCCGGCGTACTCTTGTCGCTGGTAATATCTATTGCATGAGTTAATTCATCGACTGATATGTCATATCCTTTTTGTCCGAATCGACGGTCTACTATAGAGGTGGAGGCAATCAGAAGATAACTGAATGGGCGAAGCAATTTGCTCAATGCATAAATTGGAAATACACTTTTTAAAGCAGAACGCAATGGATTCTGTGTTGCATAAACTTTAGGCATCACTTCACAGAACAATACGATCACAAAGGTTACTGCTACAACCTGAATTAAAAACCCAACGGTCTGATGATTCTTAAAATCAAAAATATCTTCAATCAGTATTGATGACAAGACAACAATAGCGATGTTAACAAAATTGATTGAGATCAGTAGGGTGGCAAGCAAACGTTTCGGCCGTTCAAGTAAACTGTATACAAGTTTATGGCGTGACCGCTGAGATTCTTTCAACTCAAAAAGCTGAACCGGTGTAATTGCAAAAAAAGCTGTTTCTGCACCGGAGATAAATCCCGAGATCAAAAGCAAGCCGAATAAAACAACAACTTCTACTAAAAATTGAGCTGATAATGTAAATGCAG comes from the Bacteroidota bacterium genome and includes:
- the gldD gene encoding gliding motility lipoprotein GldD; this translates as MQDILSILNPAFTLSAQFLVEVVVLFGLLLISGFISGAETAFFAITPVQLFELKESQRSRHKLVYSLLERPKRLLATLLISINFVNIAIVVLSSILIEDIFDFKNHQTVGFLIQVVAVTFVIVLFCEVMPKVYATQNPLRSALKSVFPIYALSKLLRPFSYLLIASTSIVDRRFGQKGYDISVDELTHAIDITSDKSTPEEEKKILKGIARFGNIDVRQIMKSRMDVIAFNKDLKFSELFPLILENRYSRVPVYENSFDTVIGVLCIKDLLPYLDLQNDDTFEWQKQMRPAYFVPESKKINDLLQEFQEKKIHLAIVIDEYGGSSGIVTLEDVLEEIVGEINDEFDDDELTYSKLDDHNYVFEGKTNLNDICRIMEIDHKLLEFEESEIDSLAGLILELMGSIPQRNQVVKLNDIQFTIESADKKRIKRVKITLPEKKVDANNSNGFTGMTSLNILLVFLLSTILVSCEQEYNPKPRGYFRIEVPEKKYQMFKADDCSFSFEIPTYSIVVKDTLASAEPCWYNVEWPKYKGTLYLSHKSVNNDLARYINDSQTLSLKHITKASGMQEQEINEPEKKVYGFYTFVKGNAASAVQFYLTDSSKHFIRGALYFYAIPNPDSIAPVLTFVEEDVKHLVSTFEWK